The nucleotide sequence AGCAGCTGCACCCAGGGCGCGGATATCTGGCTGGAAAAGCGCCTGCCCATGGGCGGCGGAATCGGCGGCGGCAGCTCGGATGCGGCCACCACCCTGCTTGGCCTCAATCACCTTTGGCGACTCCAACGCGACGAAGAAAGCCTTGCCGCACTAGGACTGGCCCTGGGTGCGGATGTGCCGGTGTTCGTCCGCGGACGCGCCGCATTCGCCGAAGGCGTGGGCGAAAAGCTCGTCGCGGTGGATATCGAGGAACCCTGGTACCTCGTCGTCGCACCGCAAGTATCTGTCAGCACAGCAGAAATTTTCTCCGACCCGGAGTTGACACGAAATACCCCGGCTATTACAGTGCGCACCGTTCTCGCACAGGGCGGTCGTAATGACTGTCAGTCGGTGGTCGAGAAGCGTTACCCGGAAGTACGTAACGCTTTGATCTTGCTAAACAATTTTGTTTCGGCTAGATTAACCGGCACTGGTGGTTGTGTGTTTGGGTCCTTCCCAAGCAAAGTCGAAGCTGATAAAGTCGCGGCCCAACTTCCAGCCTCCCTGCCAGGGTTTGTGGCCAAAGGTAGTAACGTTTCGATGTTGCACCGCACGCTGCAAAACCTGATCTGAGAAGCGGATGTAGTGTCATCCTTTTAGGGGCGTCGCCAAGCGGTAAGGCAGCAGGTTTTGATCCTGCCATGCGTTGGTTCGAATCCAGCCGCCCCTGCCATATTCCATGAAGCTGTTCAAAGTCGCTGCCAAGGTAGCCATTTTGAACAGCTTTTTAATTCATCAGGTCCACCCTCAGCCGGCAGGTACTGCGCGTGTCCAAGATGATGGTCTTCACGGGGAATGCCAACCCCGACCTGGCGCGCCGCATCGTGCGCCAATTGCACATCCCCCTCGGTGACGCCTCCGTGGCCAAATTTTCCGATGGCGAGATCAGTGCTGAAATCAATGAGAACGTCCGCGGTAAAGACGTCTTCATCATTCAGCCGACCTGTGCACCTACCAACGACAACCTGATGGAACTGGTGGTGATGGCCGATGCCTTCCGCCGCTCCTCGGCGACTCGTATCACCGCCGTGATCCCCTACTTCGGCTATGCCCGCCAGGACCGCCGCCCGCGCTCCGCTCGCGTGGCCATCAGCGCCAAAGTCGTGGCCGACATGCTCACCGTGGTCGGTATCGACCGCGTACTGACCGTCGACCTGCACGCCGACCAGATTCAAGGCTTCTTTGATATCCCGGTAGATAACATCTACGGCTCCCCGGTTCTGGTGGACGACATCGAAGATCAGCGTTTCGACAATCTCATGATCGTCTCCCCGGACATCGGTGGCGTTGTGCGCGCACGCGCCGTGGCCAAGTCCCTGGGCGTCGATCTGGCGATCATCGACAAGCGTCGCGAGAAAGCCAACCACTCCGAAGTGATGCACATCATCGGTGACGTGGAAGGCCGCACCTGCGTACTGGTCGATGACATGGTCGACA is from Pseudomonas sp. PDM14 and encodes:
- the ispE gene encoding 4-(cytidine 5'-diphospho)-2-C-methyl-D-erythritol kinase is translated as MHDAQLILPAPAKLNLMLHILGRRADGYHELQTLFQFLDHGDQLGFRARSDGQIRLHSEIAGVPHDDNLIVRAARRLQSESSCTQGADIWLEKRLPMGGGIGGGSSDAATTLLGLNHLWRLQRDEESLAALGLALGADVPVFVRGRAAFAEGVGEKLVAVDIEEPWYLVVAPQVSVSTAEIFSDPELTRNTPAITVRTVLAQGGRNDCQSVVEKRYPEVRNALILLNNFVSARLTGTGGCVFGSFPSKVEADKVAAQLPASLPGFVAKGSNVSMLHRTLQNLI
- a CDS encoding ribose-phosphate pyrophosphokinase, which codes for MSKMMVFTGNANPDLARRIVRQLHIPLGDASVAKFSDGEISAEINENVRGKDVFIIQPTCAPTNDNLMELVVMADAFRRSSATRITAVIPYFGYARQDRRPRSARVAISAKVVADMLTVVGIDRVLTVDLHADQIQGFFDIPVDNIYGSPVLVDDIEDQRFDNLMIVSPDIGGVVRARAVAKSLGVDLAIIDKRREKANHSEVMHIIGDVEGRTCVLVDDMVDTAGTLCHAAKALKEHGASKVFAYATHPVLSGRAIENIENSVLDALVVTNTIPLSAAAQACARIRQLDMAPVVAEAVRRISNEESISAMFR